One Desulfovibrio fairfieldensis genomic window carries:
- the hrpB gene encoding ATP-dependent helicase HrpB, protein MDELRPELLRLLGSGGSLVLSAPPGAGKSSRVPLWLLGAPWLAGRKILLLEPRRVAARALGRYMARLLGEEPGHTVGWRMREESLIGPDTRIEVITEGVLIRLLQADPELPEAACVIFDEFHERSLQADLGLALCLESRAALRPDLRLLVMSATLDVQAVARLLGNCPGLSCAGRSFPVETRRQPLRGMGTPFGPELWRHTAAVILQLLREEPGSLLAFLPGAGEIRQVAALLESRLPPDARLCPLYGNLSAREQDAAIAPARPGTRKVVLATAIAETSLTIEGVRLVVDAGLARSARFDPSCGLSRLVTDRVSLAGAAQRAGRAGRTEPGICCRLWAKEEENGMRPQIRPEVLDADLSGLLLQLAVWGTGGPDGVSSLAWLDQPPAAGLAVARQTLCDLGALDNQGRATALGRNMAALPASPRLARLLLHGKERGHGALACCLAALLEERDPLPRAGREGNGETSSDLACRLDWLCRGRDVPEKTRPRRWARRLAGLLNVRQEIFETALADQDAVGPLLALAWPEWLAQRLPVPQPGQAGGQAMASFLLRSGRAAQLPVSDALARCEFLAVAAVSGNGSRGRIRLAAQLNRQQLEELFGSQISTEDSVSVSDDGAVLARRRQTLGSLLLRDEPLPRPDAGTCAEALCEFIRQGGPQILARLPWNDEIRQWRARVSLLHELDGDPWPDLSDAALLGHPETWLAPYLMDCAALRRLTSGRLLEALRAQLPYALARRLEQEAPDSWQVPSGAMRPIVYGEEGGPWLAAKLQELFGCEESPRIARGRIALTLRLNSPAGRPLQVTRDLAHFWRNGYQAVRAEMRGRYPKHPWPEDPLTATATALTKKKLAAENKA, encoded by the coding sequence GTGGACGAACTGCGCCCCGAGCTGCTGCGCCTCCTGGGGAGCGGCGGCAGCCTGGTGCTCAGCGCCCCGCCCGGCGCGGGCAAGAGCAGCCGCGTGCCCCTCTGGCTGCTGGGCGCGCCCTGGCTGGCAGGCCGCAAGATTTTGCTGCTGGAGCCGCGCCGCGTGGCCGCACGGGCTCTGGGCCGCTACATGGCCCGCCTGCTCGGCGAGGAACCGGGGCACACCGTGGGCTGGCGCATGCGCGAGGAAAGCCTCATCGGCCCGGACACCCGCATTGAAGTCATTACCGAGGGCGTGCTGATCCGCCTGTTGCAGGCCGACCCGGAACTGCCCGAGGCAGCCTGCGTGATTTTCGACGAATTCCACGAGCGCTCGCTCCAGGCCGATCTGGGCCTGGCCCTCTGCCTGGAAAGCCGGGCCGCCCTGCGCCCCGACCTGCGCCTGCTGGTCATGTCCGCCACGCTGGACGTGCAGGCCGTGGCTCGGCTGCTGGGAAATTGTCCCGGCCTGAGCTGTGCAGGGCGCAGCTTTCCGGTGGAAACGCGGCGGCAGCCCTTGCGCGGCATGGGCACGCCCTTTGGCCCCGAACTCTGGCGGCATACAGCGGCGGTAATCCTGCAACTGCTGCGTGAGGAACCCGGCAGCCTGCTGGCCTTTCTGCCCGGTGCGGGCGAAATCCGGCAGGTGGCAGCCCTGCTGGAAAGCCGTTTGCCGCCGGACGCGCGTCTCTGCCCGCTGTACGGCAATCTCTCCGCCCGCGAACAGGACGCGGCCATTGCTCCGGCCCGGCCCGGCACGCGCAAGGTGGTGCTGGCCACAGCCATTGCCGAAACATCCCTGACCATTGAAGGCGTGCGCCTAGTGGTGGACGCGGGCCTGGCGCGCAGCGCGCGTTTTGATCCCTCCTGCGGCCTCAGCCGCCTGGTCACCGACCGTGTCTCCCTGGCCGGAGCGGCCCAGCGCGCGGGGCGGGCCGGGCGTACGGAACCGGGCATCTGCTGCCGCCTCTGGGCCAAAGAAGAGGAAAACGGCATGCGCCCGCAGATCCGGCCCGAAGTTCTGGATGCCGATCTGAGCGGCCTGCTGCTGCAGCTGGCGGTCTGGGGAACAGGAGGACCGGACGGAGTGTCCTCCCTGGCCTGGCTGGATCAGCCGCCCGCCGCCGGGCTGGCCGTGGCCCGGCAGACCCTGTGTGATCTGGGCGCGCTGGACAACCAGGGCCGCGCCACCGCCCTAGGCCGGAACATGGCCGCGCTGCCCGCAAGCCCGCGCCTGGCCCGGTTGCTGCTCCACGGCAAAGAACGCGGGCACGGGGCCCTGGCCTGCTGTCTGGCCGCTCTCCTGGAAGAGCGCGACCCGCTGCCGCGCGCGGGCCGGGAAGGCAACGGCGAAACAAGCAGCGATCTGGCCTGCCGCCTGGACTGGCTTTGCCGGGGCCGCGACGTGCCGGAAAAGACGCGCCCGCGCCGCTGGGCCCGGCGTTTGGCCGGTCTGCTAAACGTCCGGCAAGAAATTTTCGAGACCGCCCTGGCGGATCAGGACGCCGTGGGGCCGCTGCTGGCCCTGGCCTGGCCCGAATGGCTGGCCCAGCGTCTTCCCGTCCCCCAGCCCGGACAAGCCGGGGGACAAGCCATGGCTTCATTTCTGCTGCGTTCCGGCCGGGCCGCGCAATTGCCCGTGAGCGACGCCCTGGCCCGTTGCGAATTTCTGGCCGTGGCCGCCGTATCCGGCAACGGTTCGCGCGGGCGCATCCGTCTGGCCGCTCAGCTCAACCGCCAGCAACTGGAAGAACTCTTCGGCTCGCAGATCAGCACCGAGGACAGCGTCAGCGTTTCGGACGACGGTGCGGTACTGGCCCGCCGCCGTCAAACTCTGGGCAGTCTGCTGCTGCGAGACGAACCGCTGCCCCGCCCCGACGCCGGGACGTGCGCCGAGGCCTTGTGTGAATTCATACGCCAAGGCGGCCCGCAGATATTGGCCCGTCTGCCCTGGAACGACGAAATCCGCCAATGGCGGGCGCGGGTAAGTCTGCTGCACGAGTTGGACGGCGACCCCTGGCCGGATCTGAGCGATGCCGCCCTGCTGGGGCACCCTGAAACCTGGCTGGCTCCCTACCTTATGGACTGCGCCGCGCTGCGCCGGTTAACGTCCGGCCGCCTGCTGGAGGCCCTGCGGGCGCAATTGCCCTATGCTCTGGCCCGGCGGCTGGAGCAGGAAGCTCCCGACAGCTGGCAGGTGCCCTCGGGCGCAATGCGGCCCATTGTTTACGGAGAGGAAGGCGGCCCCTGGCTGGCCGCCAAACTGCAAGAGCTTTTCGGCTGTGAGGAAAGCCCGCGCATCGCGCGCGGCCGGATCGCCCTGACCTTGCGGCTGAACTCCCCGGCGGGGCGGCCCCTGCAGGTTACGCGTGATCTGGCCCATTTCTGGCGTAACGGCTACCAGGCCGTGCGCGCGGAAATGCGGGGCCGCTACCCCAAACATCCCTGGCCGGAAGATCCGCTCACGGCCACGGCCACGGCCCTGACCAAGAAAAAACTGGCTGCCGAAAACAAAGCCTGA